The proteins below are encoded in one region of Paenibacillus albus:
- a CDS encoding acyl-CoA thioesterase, with product MEVSLELIVRSTEIDVNGHVNNAKYLEYLEWGREEWYEQAELHYNVFLGMGIQTVTVNINISYRKECKQGDKLTVKTAPERAGRTSYVLKQQIVNDRGELCADALVTSVTMDVDTRKGRELPNQLRKFFETNKSE from the coding sequence ATGGAAGTGAGTTTAGAGCTGATCGTCCGATCCACGGAGATTGATGTGAACGGACATGTGAACAACGCCAAGTACCTCGAATACTTGGAATGGGGAAGAGAAGAGTGGTACGAGCAGGCGGAGCTGCACTACAACGTCTTCCTGGGGATGGGCATTCAAACGGTGACGGTGAACATTAACATCAGCTATCGCAAAGAGTGCAAGCAAGGCGACAAGCTGACCGTCAAGACAGCGCCGGAGCGGGCTGGGCGTACAAGCTACGTGCTGAAGCAGCAAATTGTGAATGACCGTGGCGAGCTGTGCGCCGATGCGCTTGTTACCAGCGTCACAATGGATGTGGATACGCGCAAGGGCCGCGAACTGCCGAATCAGCTGCGGAAGTTTTTTGAGACGAACAAGAGCGAATAG
- a CDS encoding ABC transporter permease: protein MELRLKQNVFRKSSLSGSGTMQKLLAFASLVLLVLVFALSSGNFFTFNNIIGILIATSVIGVLSLGSTFVIITGGIDLSVGTVMTFSAVMTGVFITNAGLPIPIGIIGGMLSGAACGFVNGIVVSKMKMPPFIATLAMMMITAGLSLVISGTRPIYFTDTPAFHDIAMSTPIAHLIPGFKVPNTVFIFFGLAIIAGLVLAKTVLGRYNYAIGSNEEATRLSGINVAYWKIAIYVTTGLFSGIAGVLMASRLNSAQPALGQGYELQAIAAVVIGGTSLSGGQGSMLGTVIGALIMSVLTNGLQILSVPQQWQTVIIGLVVLLAVYADILRRRKA from the coding sequence ATGGAGCTTCGTTTAAAGCAGAATGTGTTCAGGAAGTCGTCGCTGAGCGGAAGCGGCACCATGCAGAAGCTGCTCGCTTTTGCCAGCCTTGTGCTGCTTGTCCTCGTCTTCGCTTTGTCTTCGGGCAATTTCTTTACCTTCAATAACATCATCGGCATCCTGATCGCCACTTCCGTCATCGGCGTGCTATCGCTTGGCTCGACGTTCGTCATCATCACCGGAGGCATCGATCTCAGCGTTGGAACCGTGATGACCTTCTCGGCCGTCATGACCGGCGTCTTCATAACGAATGCGGGACTTCCGATTCCGATTGGCATCATCGGCGGCATGCTGTCCGGCGCGGCTTGCGGCTTCGTGAACGGCATCGTCGTCTCGAAGATGAAGATGCCGCCTTTCATCGCCACGCTCGCCATGATGATGATTACCGCGGGCCTCTCGCTCGTGATTTCCGGCACGAGGCCGATTTATTTTACCGACACGCCTGCGTTTCACGATATCGCAATGAGTACCCCGATCGCTCATCTGATTCCCGGCTTCAAGGTGCCGAACACGGTCTTCATCTTCTTCGGTCTCGCCATCATCGCGGGGCTGGTGCTTGCCAAGACGGTGCTTGGACGTTACAACTACGCGATCGGCAGCAACGAAGAAGCGACACGTCTCTCCGGTATTAACGTTGCCTATTGGAAAATCGCGATATATGTGACGACAGGACTGTTCAGCGGCATAGCGGGGGTGTTGATGGCATCGCGCCTCAACTCGGCGCAGCCGGCGCTCGGTCAAGGCTACGAGCTGCAAGCGATCGCGGCTGTCGTAATCGGCGGCACATCGCTCAGCGGCGGCCAAGGCTCAATGCTCGGTACGGTCATCGGGGCGCTCATCATGAGCGTGCTCACGAACGGCCTGCAGATTCTGTCCGTGCCGCAGCAATGGCAGACCGTCATCATCGGTTTGGTCGTGCTTCTCGCGGTTTATGCGGACATCCTGCGCCGCCGCAAAGCATAA
- a CDS encoding carbohydrate ABC transporter permease, translating into MKTALEQRPQVQVRVRSRQRFKISWTSIAFLTPAIVCFLLFKYYPLVQAVYMSFFDYKVINPPGKFVWLDNYKYLIHSTEFWNALKNTFAFFFIYFILTFWVPIVQAVLLNEIKFASKTLRSLYLLPTAVPAVAGYLLWKWLYNPDYGLLNYLLHFIGLGPYGWLNDPATAKWSIVLPGVFATGMGMLIYYSALQGIPSENIEAAKIDGAGPWRRMRSIVFPSLKFIIGIQFISFISGVFLTFDPMYIMTGGGPANSTRTLSMLVFNSSFKEFRFGVAGSISFVMFIIIAIITYAQIKVSNRD; encoded by the coding sequence TTGAAAACAGCGCTAGAGCAGCGGCCTCAGGTGCAAGTGCGGGTTAGATCCCGCCAAAGGTTTAAGATCTCCTGGACATCGATCGCTTTTCTGACTCCTGCGATTGTTTGTTTCTTGCTGTTCAAGTACTACCCGCTCGTCCAAGCTGTCTATATGAGCTTCTTCGATTACAAAGTCATCAACCCGCCGGGCAAGTTCGTCTGGCTGGATAACTATAAGTATTTGATCCATTCGACCGAATTCTGGAATGCGCTCAAGAATACGTTCGCGTTTTTCTTTATTTATTTCATCCTTACGTTCTGGGTGCCGATTGTACAGGCGGTGCTGCTCAACGAGATCAAGTTCGCGAGCAAGACGCTTCGCTCCTTGTACCTGCTGCCGACGGCGGTTCCAGCGGTTGCCGGCTACCTGCTATGGAAGTGGCTTTACAATCCGGATTACGGCTTGCTGAACTATCTGCTTCACTTTATCGGGCTTGGTCCGTATGGCTGGTTGAATGATCCTGCAACGGCAAAGTGGTCGATCGTTCTGCCGGGCGTGTTCGCGACAGGAATGGGGATGTTAATCTACTATTCGGCCCTGCAAGGGATTCCAAGCGAAAATATAGAAGCGGCCAAGATTGACGGTGCAGGTCCATGGCGGCGGATGCGTTCGATCGTATTCCCAAGCCTGAAATTCATTATTGGCATTCAATTTATTTCGTTTATATCCGGCGTCTTCTTAACGTTCGACCCGATGTACATCATGACAGGCGGCGGTCCGGCGAACAGCACGCGGACGCTCTCCATGCTCGTCTTCAACAGCTCGTTCAAAGAGTTCCGCTTCGGGGTGGCAGGCTCGATCTCATTCGTCATGTTCATCATTATTGCAATTATTACGTATGCGCAGATTAAGGTCTCGAATCGGGATTAA
- a CDS encoding SDR family NAD(P)-dependent oxidoreductase, which produces MERKVALVTGSGRGIGKGIAHAFAKAGYDVCVNYYRSAEQAEEVVQQLLGYGVRAEAVQANIADLDNVASLIEQVESRFGRLDVLVNNSGITRMKPFLETTPELFDEVVHTDFRGLYFCSQHAGRLMVKQGTRGVIIHISSNHAEGNWSNSTVYAASKAAVNKLAKNMALDLAPHGIRVVGIAPGYTKNSWTSDGNERVQKAIENISSRIPMGRFCTPEEVGEAAVFLASDSAGYMTGTTIYMDGGALLPVWAEKGKDG; this is translated from the coding sequence TTGGAACGTAAAGTGGCTTTAGTGACTGGTTCGGGGCGCGGTATTGGCAAAGGGATTGCGCATGCTTTTGCCAAGGCGGGCTACGATGTGTGCGTCAACTATTATAGGAGCGCCGAGCAGGCGGAGGAAGTGGTTCAGCAGCTGCTTGGTTACGGAGTACGGGCTGAAGCGGTGCAAGCAAACATTGCCGATCTGGACAACGTCGCCTCGCTTATTGAACAGGTAGAGTCCCGGTTTGGCCGGCTCGATGTCCTCGTGAACAATTCGGGGATTACGCGGATGAAGCCTTTTCTGGAGACGACTCCGGAGCTGTTCGACGAGGTGGTTCATACCGACTTTCGCGGTTTATATTTCTGCTCGCAGCATGCAGGAAGGCTGATGGTGAAGCAGGGCACGCGAGGCGTTATCATCCATATTAGCTCGAATCATGCGGAGGGCAACTGGTCGAATTCGACCGTGTACGCGGCTTCGAAGGCTGCGGTGAACAAGCTGGCGAAGAACATGGCGCTGGATCTTGCGCCGCACGGTATTCGGGTCGTAGGCATAGCTCCTGGCTATACGAAGAACAGCTGGACGTCGGATGGCAATGAGCGTGTGCAGAAAGCGATTGAGAATATCTCTTCGCGCATTCCGATGGGACGGTTCTGTACACCGGAAGAAGTAGGCGAGGCGGCGGTGTTTCTAGCTTCGGACAGCGCGGGCTATATGACGGGAACGACGATCTATATGGATGGCGGCGCACTGCTTCCGGTTTGGGCTGAGAAGGGGAAGGACGGCTAA
- a CDS encoding response regulator: protein MYRVILVDDEEEVRESIRMKVDWSACGFDLVGTFEDGKDAWESFEQMRPDVVITDISMPYMDGLALAGKIVDRYRDVTIVIITGYDDFEYAQQAVKLKVQDFILKPFNYGEFVAMLGKLKGQLDEHQARIEDLTRLRSQLHESFPLLKEQFLERMVTTELSEEEIKHKFILFRLTLPGPSAIALTLDIDEPVSELLRFAVFNIVQEIFEQENGGIVFRTKDERIGILLSGTAQSICTEAQKLAQQTVEAIEKYIKICVSVGIGRPYDAIARMAESHAGATAALEYRFLAGRSKIISIEDIAHGRGGSQVNQSAWERRLMSALKSGRPSDFNVELEAWIAELKAAELIRSRLYFHIQSLLIAIIQMCEASGYDGLEPADWLGQALTYKTLDEVKTWLGTLCEQLLEQIYRKREQDADDLLRRAEAYILDHFADENLSLSEVSQQAYMSMNYFSALFKQKKGQSFIDFLTTVRMEQAKELLVSTALKTYEIASQVGYGDPQYFSVTFKRRCGLTPKEYRAYVREGRP from the coding sequence ATGTACCGAGTGATACTGGTCGACGACGAAGAAGAAGTACGTGAGAGCATACGGATGAAGGTGGATTGGTCAGCCTGCGGGTTCGACCTGGTGGGCACGTTCGAGGACGGCAAGGACGCCTGGGAATCGTTCGAGCAGATGCGACCGGACGTCGTAATTACCGACATCTCAATGCCTTACATGGATGGGCTGGCATTGGCGGGAAAGATTGTCGATCGTTATCGCGACGTAACAATCGTGATCATCACCGGCTATGACGACTTTGAATATGCCCAGCAAGCCGTGAAGCTGAAAGTGCAGGACTTTATTCTGAAGCCATTCAATTACGGCGAATTCGTCGCCATGCTGGGGAAATTGAAGGGTCAGCTCGACGAGCATCAAGCGCGTATCGAGGACTTGACGCGTCTGCGCAGCCAGCTGCACGAGAGCTTCCCGTTATTGAAGGAACAGTTTCTGGAGCGCATGGTAACGACGGAGCTCTCCGAGGAAGAGATCAAGCACAAGTTCATCCTGTTCCGTCTGACGCTTCCTGGACCGAGCGCAATCGCACTGACGCTCGACATTGATGAGCCTGTCAGCGAGCTGCTTCGTTTCGCAGTGTTCAATATCGTGCAGGAAATTTTCGAGCAAGAGAACGGTGGCATCGTGTTTCGAACGAAGGATGAGAGAATCGGTATCTTGCTGTCAGGCACGGCACAGTCGATCTGCACCGAGGCGCAGAAGCTCGCCCAGCAGACGGTCGAAGCGATCGAGAAATATATCAAGATCTGTGTTTCCGTCGGCATCGGCCGTCCTTATGATGCGATAGCGCGCATGGCAGAATCACACGCCGGAGCGACAGCGGCGCTGGAGTATCGTTTCTTGGCGGGTAGAAGCAAAATCATCAGCATCGAGGACATCGCGCACGGCCGAGGCGGTTCGCAGGTGAATCAATCGGCTTGGGAACGGCGGCTGATGTCGGCGCTCAAATCGGGCCGTCCAAGCGATTTCAATGTGGAGCTTGAAGCGTGGATCGCGGAGCTCAAAGCGGCAGAGCTGATCCGGAGCCGGCTCTATTTTCACATTCAGAGCTTGCTTATTGCCATCATCCAGATGTGCGAGGCGTCCGGCTATGACGGACTTGAGCCGGCCGATTGGCTTGGCCAAGCGCTGACGTACAAGACGCTGGATGAAGTAAAGACGTGGCTTGGAACGCTGTGCGAGCAGCTGCTAGAGCAAATCTATCGCAAGCGCGAGCAAGACGCGGACGACTTGCTGCGCCGCGCGGAAGCCTATATTCTCGATCATTTCGCCGACGAGAACTTATCGCTTAGCGAAGTGTCGCAGCAAGCGTACATGAGCATGAACTATTTCAGCGCGCTGTTCAAGCAGAAGAAGGGCCAGTCGTTCATCGATTTTCTGACCACCGTACGCATGGAACAGGCCAAGGAGCTGCTCGTGTCCACCGCGCTGAAAACCTATGAGATTGCTTCCCAAGTTGGCTACGGTGATCCGCAATATTTCAGTGTGACGTTCAAGCGGCGCTGCGGGCTAACGCCGAAGGAATACCGGGCATACGTGCGGGAGGGGCGGCCTTGA
- a CDS encoding carbohydrate ABC transporter permease, protein MRSRKEQLMAGRGRIKEKGGLSVKIVSYTVAIIFILSSIVPLVWMISSSMKDNISIYKFPPTWVPEVPKTVSVTLNYDGTDLKKADYELDAMEAIWFTWKRMQNEAVGAMKITGVKDGVVVYKASMPAYKFTVGRSEIVPTMIATHAIMKNKLQKIHNLNLTTFDYKGEGGEYSGDTTIAAELPEQATNALKWLSESKVVKGKVLTIGEVSDWKRLFDNYIVLWEMTGGAESKTSTASYGFPHFLLNSVIVTGVTIILQLIIGGTAGYALAHLVRKSLSGWLTLFFVATIMIPEIAILVPLYLTMDKLHLVNSLWGIILPHTAWGIVIFLFKGFFEQLPGELLQAGRIDGASEIKIFYRIVVPMSAPIFTVVAVMTFIAVWNEFLWPLVVARTQDVWTFTVALNDFQQRRSLGSNVIMSSLVIATIPLMLIITSCQKLIEKGVSFTGLKG, encoded by the coding sequence TTGCGAAGCAGGAAGGAGCAGCTCATGGCTGGACGCGGACGTATTAAGGAGAAAGGCGGACTCTCCGTCAAGATCGTCTCTTACACGGTTGCTATTATTTTTATTCTTTCGTCGATCGTGCCGCTGGTCTGGATGATCAGTTCGTCGATGAAGGACAACATATCCATCTATAAGTTTCCTCCGACATGGGTTCCTGAGGTGCCGAAGACGGTCAGTGTAACGCTGAATTATGACGGAACTGATCTGAAGAAGGCCGACTACGAGCTGGATGCGATGGAAGCGATCTGGTTTACCTGGAAAAGAATGCAGAACGAAGCTGTCGGCGCGATGAAGATTACAGGCGTTAAGGACGGCGTCGTCGTCTATAAAGCATCCATGCCGGCATATAAGTTTACAGTGGGACGATCCGAGATTGTCCCTACGATGATCGCTACACATGCGATTATGAAGAACAAGCTGCAGAAGATTCATAACCTTAACCTGACGACCTTCGACTACAAGGGCGAAGGCGGCGAGTACAGCGGAGATACGACGATTGCCGCGGAGCTGCCTGAGCAAGCGACCAATGCATTGAAATGGCTGTCCGAGTCCAAAGTGGTCAAAGGTAAAGTGCTGACGATCGGCGAAGTCAGCGACTGGAAGCGGCTGTTTGACAACTATATCGTCTTATGGGAGATGACCGGCGGCGCAGAAAGCAAGACGAGTACCGCATCGTACGGCTTTCCGCACTTCTTGCTGAACAGCGTCATCGTCACTGGGGTAACGATTATCTTGCAGCTTATTATTGGCGGTACTGCAGGTTATGCGCTAGCGCATCTCGTCCGCAAGAGCCTTAGCGGCTGGCTCACGCTCTTCTTCGTCGCGACGATCATGATCCCGGAGATTGCGATTCTCGTTCCGCTCTACCTCACGATGGATAAGCTGCATCTGGTCAATTCGCTATGGGGCATTATTTTACCGCATACCGCTTGGGGGATCGTAATCTTCCTGTTCAAAGGATTCTTCGAGCAGCTCCCGGGCGAGCTATTGCAAGCAGGTCGAATTGACGGCGCAAGCGAGATCAAGATCTTCTACCGCATCGTTGTGCCGATGTCGGCGCCGATCTTCACCGTTGTCGCGGTTATGACGTTCATCGCGGTATGGAACGAATTCCTGTGGCCGCTCGTCGTTGCGCGGACGCAGGATGTATGGACGTTTACCGTTGCGCTCAACGACTTCCAGCAGCGGAGAAGTCTGGGGTCCAATGTCATTATGTCAAGTCTCGTGATCGCTACGATTCCGCTTATGCTCATCATTACGTCCTGTCAGAAGCTGATTGAGAAGGGCGTTTCTTTCACAGGGCTCAAAGGGTAG
- a CDS encoding sugar ABC transporter ATP-binding protein, protein MTTTKHPLVRMEGIKKQFPGVQALSEGRFELMPGEVHALVGENGAGKSTLMKILAGIYQQDAGKIWLSGRETEISGTRAAQQLGISIIHQELNLIPDLTLAQNLYIGRESRKYFGLALDEKTINERTSEWLGQLGLALDPRLKASELSVAKQQMVEIAKALSYNAKVLIMDEPTAALTDTEIKELFRMVRKLRAEGVGIVYISHRMEELKQISDRITVMRDGQYIATVPTAETSIDRIIAMMVGRELQASARAQGALALAEPYLEVRNLSRQGAFENVSFSVRPGEIVGLAGLMGSGRTEVARAVFGADRPDHGEIYIQGQKVRIKGTHHAVAHGIGYLSEDRKRYGVVVDLDVKSNIALPSLRKLRGGSGWMKDSTIHAIADHYVGTLKIKTPSVHQKVRFLSGGNQQKVVIGKWLHRDCRLLIFDEPTRGIDVGAKSEIYTLLEQLAAEGKAVLMISSELPEVLRLSHRILVMHEGKVTGELDGSTATQEQIMRLATGN, encoded by the coding sequence ATGACGACTACGAAGCACCCACTCGTACGAATGGAAGGGATCAAGAAACAGTTCCCTGGTGTGCAAGCGCTTTCGGAAGGCCGCTTCGAGCTGATGCCGGGTGAAGTGCACGCACTCGTTGGCGAGAATGGCGCAGGCAAATCGACGCTCATGAAAATATTGGCGGGCATTTATCAGCAAGATGCAGGCAAGATCTGGCTGAGCGGCAGAGAAACAGAGATTTCGGGTACGAGAGCCGCGCAGCAGCTCGGAATCAGCATTATCCATCAGGAATTGAATTTAATTCCCGACTTGACGCTCGCACAGAACTTATATATCGGCAGGGAATCCCGCAAATACTTCGGCCTCGCGCTAGATGAGAAAACGATAAACGAGCGGACGTCCGAATGGCTCGGACAGCTCGGCCTGGCACTGGACCCGCGCCTCAAAGCATCCGAATTGTCGGTCGCCAAGCAGCAGATGGTGGAAATCGCCAAGGCGCTTTCCTACAACGCCAAAGTGCTGATCATGGATGAGCCGACGGCGGCGCTGACCGATACGGAGATCAAGGAGCTGTTCCGCATGGTGCGGAAGCTGCGGGCCGAAGGCGTCGGCATCGTCTACATTTCCCACCGGATGGAGGAGCTGAAGCAGATCAGCGATCGGATCACGGTCATGCGCGATGGGCAGTACATCGCCACCGTGCCGACGGCGGAAACGTCGATCGATCGAATTATCGCGATGATGGTCGGACGCGAGCTTCAAGCTTCAGCCCGAGCGCAAGGGGCGTTGGCACTGGCCGAGCCGTATCTCGAGGTCCGGAACTTATCCCGCCAAGGAGCGTTTGAGAACGTCAGCTTCTCGGTTCGCCCGGGTGAGATCGTCGGCCTCGCGGGCCTGATGGGCTCGGGCCGAACCGAAGTCGCGCGAGCCGTCTTCGGCGCTGACCGCCCTGACCACGGCGAAATTTACATTCAAGGCCAGAAAGTACGGATCAAGGGCACCCATCATGCAGTTGCGCATGGCATCGGCTACTTGTCCGAGGACCGCAAGCGGTATGGCGTCGTCGTCGATCTGGACGTCAAGTCGAATATCGCGCTGCCCTCCTTGCGCAAGCTGCGCGGTGGGTCCGGCTGGATGAAGGACAGCACGATCCATGCGATTGCTGACCATTACGTAGGCACGCTGAAGATCAAGACCCCGAGCGTACACCAGAAAGTCCGTTTCCTGTCCGGCGGCAACCAGCAGAAGGTCGTAATCGGCAAATGGCTGCACCGCGATTGCCGGCTGCTCATCTTCGATGAGCCGACCCGCGGCATCGACGTTGGGGCGAAGTCGGAAATCTACACGCTGCTCGAGCAGCTCGCGGCGGAAGGCAAAGCCGTCCTGATGATTTCCTCCGAGCTTCCCGAAGTGCTGCGTCTCAGTCACCGCATTCTGGTGATGCATGAAGGGAAAGTGACGGGCGAGCTGGACGGTAGCACTGCGACGCAAGAACAAATCATGCGGCTTGCCACCGGCAACTGA
- the dgoD gene encoding galactonate dehydratase, with translation MKITDMKLYHIKPRWLFLKIETDEGIVGWGEPIVEGRALTVATAIEELKRYLIGEDPLRIEHHWQVMYRGTFYRGGPVLVSAISGIEQALWDIKGKFYNMPVYEMLGGRVRDKIRMYCHCGGETPEEFAANAKKRVAAGFDAIKTGVDAPVRNVDSLAFVESQVNKFAAAREAVGSGVDIAIDFHGRVSPAMAIRLAAALEPYYPMFIEEPCLPENVDQLLRVAQSTSIPIATGERLFTRWGFREALEKGAVAIVQPDLCHAGGIFEGRKIAAMAETYYASIAPHNPLGPISLASCLQLDACTPNFLIQEHPSMAEKWDLGEGYLKKPFEVIDGHVAIPQGPGLGIEINEEALIERSFGGDWDTPRLAYDDGSFAEW, from the coding sequence GTGAAAATAACCGATATGAAGCTCTACCATATCAAGCCTCGCTGGCTGTTTCTGAAAATCGAGACTGACGAGGGAATTGTGGGCTGGGGCGAGCCGATTGTTGAGGGGCGTGCTCTGACGGTTGCGACGGCAATCGAAGAACTGAAGCGCTACCTGATTGGCGAAGATCCGCTGCGCATTGAGCATCATTGGCAAGTCATGTACCGCGGAACATTCTACCGCGGGGGGCCAGTCCTCGTCAGCGCGATCAGCGGCATTGAGCAGGCGCTGTGGGATATCAAAGGCAAGTTCTACAACATGCCTGTCTATGAGATGCTCGGCGGACGCGTGCGCGATAAGATCCGCATGTACTGCCACTGCGGCGGCGAAACGCCGGAAGAGTTCGCGGCGAATGCGAAGAAGCGGGTCGCGGCAGGGTTTGACGCGATCAAGACCGGCGTGGACGCACCGGTGCGGAACGTGGATTCGCTCGCCTTCGTGGAGAGCCAAGTGAACAAGTTCGCGGCAGCGCGCGAGGCGGTCGGCAGCGGCGTCGATATCGCAATCGACTTCCACGGGCGCGTCAGCCCGGCGATGGCGATTCGGCTGGCGGCAGCGCTGGAGCCGTATTATCCGATGTTCATCGAAGAGCCGTGCTTGCCGGAGAACGTCGATCAATTGCTGCGCGTCGCGCAATCGACGAGCATTCCGATTGCGACGGGCGAGCGCCTGTTCACGCGCTGGGGCTTCCGCGAAGCGCTGGAGAAAGGCGCGGTCGCGATCGTGCAGCCGGACCTGTGCCATGCCGGCGGCATCTTCGAAGGCCGCAAAATCGCTGCTATGGCGGAAACGTATTACGCGTCCATCGCGCCGCACAATCCGCTTGGGCCGATCTCGCTCGCGTCGTGTTTGCAGCTTGATGCGTGCACGCCGAACTTCCTCATTCAAGAGCATCCGTCGATGGCGGAGAAGTGGGACCTTGGCGAAGGCTATCTGAAGAAGCCGTTCGAGGTCATCGACGGCCATGTCGCGATTCCGCAAGGACCGGGACTTGGCATCGAAATCAACGAAGAAGCGCTCATCGAACGCAGCTTCGGCGGGGATTGGGACACGCCGCGTCTCGCCTACGATGACGGATCGTTCGCGGAGTGGTAA
- a CDS encoding ABC transporter substrate-binding protein yields the protein MKTKKWMTMTATLAMCAMVLAACGSKNSDDNAATSASATNSNSSSTSKAKLYIPVISKGFQHQFWQAVKKGTEKAATEFNVEVTFEGPDTEAQVDKQIEMLQTELDKKPAAIAFAALDSKAAIPLLQKAKDEGIPIVGFDSGVDSDIPVTTAATDNAKAAGYAADKMAELIGDTGEVALVVHDQTSRTGIDRRDGFVNEMKAKHPNVKIVEIQYGGGDQLKSTDLTKALIQAHPNIKGIFGSRLVEIIFHYLEAHSSETDTTRESRENHVPSDTGRRRRRST from the coding sequence ATGAAGACGAAAAAGTGGATGACAATGACCGCCACCTTGGCAATGTGTGCAATGGTTCTCGCTGCATGCGGAAGCAAAAACTCGGACGACAACGCAGCAACCTCGGCCTCGGCGACGAATTCGAACTCCTCGTCAACATCGAAGGCGAAGCTATACATCCCGGTTATCTCCAAAGGCTTCCAGCACCAATTCTGGCAGGCAGTGAAGAAAGGCACCGAGAAAGCAGCGACTGAGTTCAACGTGGAGGTCACGTTCGAAGGTCCTGATACCGAGGCGCAAGTCGATAAGCAGATCGAGATGCTTCAAACGGAGCTCGATAAGAAGCCGGCGGCGATTGCGTTCGCGGCACTGGACAGCAAGGCTGCCATTCCGCTCCTGCAGAAAGCGAAGGACGAAGGCATTCCGATCGTCGGCTTCGACTCCGGCGTCGACAGCGACATTCCAGTCACGACCGCAGCGACCGACAACGCCAAGGCCGCAGGCTACGCGGCGGACAAAATGGCAGAGCTGATCGGCGATACCGGCGAGGTTGCCCTCGTCGTGCATGACCAAACGAGCCGCACGGGCATCGACCGCCGCGACGGATTCGTGAACGAAATGAAAGCGAAGCACCCGAATGTAAAGATCGTCGAAATCCAATATGGCGGCGGCGACCAATTGAAATCGACTGACTTGACGAAGGCACTTATTCAGGCGCATCCGAACATTAAAGGGATTTTCGGCTCCCGGCTTGTCGAAATCATCTTTCATTATCTGGAAGCGCATTCATCCGAAACAGATACAACGCGAGAGAGCAGGGAAAATCATGTACCGAGTGATACTGGTCGACGACGAAGAAGAAGTACGTGA